The genomic segment GCGGCAGCTGTCTTTCCAAAATTGTTTAACTTCATTGTCATTCGTTGCATTAGCAGCGCTCAGCCAAGCCCGATAACTCATAGCCTTGAGTTCCCCATAACCCTGTTTGTCCAAGCGTTTGCGGCTCACCGACTGTCCGGCCGAACTGCGACTAACAACGGCCAACTGGCAAAACTTATAGACCTGGCTGCGTCGGCGAAACCGGTGGGGATCTTCCAACAAGGCCGAAAACAGATGGGAACCTACCGGCCCAATACCGGGAATCTTGGCAAACTCGGCAATCTCCCAGTAGTTTTTGCCTTGCTCGCGGATACCCCGAAAGATTTGCAGTGACCGCTCGTGGTGGTAGGTGATAAACTCCAGCTTCTGTTCGGCGAGCTTGCGATGCTCACCGGAGCTAATTTGACTGATCCATTCCTTGCCCCTGCGGAAACTAAACCGGCTGCTGCCGGTGGGTATCCGCACTCCAATATGCCGCAAATAATGGGTCAATCGCTGAATGGCCGCAGCCTTGGCCCGGCGCTGGCGCAGATACATCTTCATGCGCGATTTGAACACGTGGCGGGCTTCCAAAGGTTGCCACCAGACCGGCTTGTATTCGCCCAGTCGAAGCAACCGAGCCAGCTTGTGCGCATCGGTTCGGTCATTTTTAGTCCCCCCGCGATGAACCAAGGCATTGGTGGCTGGATCACAGATGACCAGCCGGTCGACCCACGGAGCCATGGCACTTGCTACCCAGCGAGCATGTGTACCCTGTTCAAGGATTACCTGCAGCTGGCCATGCGGGTAGTTGCGAGCCCAGCTGATCAGTTTGTCTGCTCGGGTGGGCACCTCCTGCTGTTGCACTTGCTCCCCCTTTGGGTCGATGGACTGTATGACGGTATTACTTGCATGAATGTCCATTCCTGCGTAATGTGTAGTTGTATTCATAAGAGGACCTCCTGTTGGGTTGGTAGTGAATGTGGATTCTTACCAATCTACAGGTGTCCTCTTTCTAATGCATAATACCGGACA from the Fodinibius salicampi genome contains:
- a CDS encoding transposase, which produces MNTTTHYAGMDIHASNTVIQSIDPKGEQVQQQEVPTRADKLISWARNYPHGQLQVILEQGTHARWVASAMAPWVDRLVICDPATNALVHRGGTKNDRTDAHKLARLLRLGEYKPVWWQPLEARHVFKSRMKMYLRQRRAKAAAIQRLTHYLRHIGVRIPTGSSRFSFRRGKEWISQISSGEHRKLAEQKLEFITYHHERSLQIFRGIREQGKNYWEIAEFAKIPGIGPVGSHLFSALLEDPHRFRRRSQVYKFCQLAVVSRSSAGQSVSRKRLDKQGYGELKAMSYRAWLSAANATNDNEVKQFWKDSCRRASSERNARLNTQRKIINVMWSLWKNGRIYDPDKF